Within Staphylococcus sp. NRL 16/872, the genomic segment CAACAATTTCAGATTTACTATTTGCATCACAAGCAATATGGCCAGGAAAGGCATGCACATCTGTTACTAATTGTGTTTTGTCTTCTGATACCGCTGTGCCACAAACGCCTTTACCTATAGCGATATGCACACAAGCTGGATGGCCTTGGAAGGGACCTAAGATGAGTTCGTTATTTTCTATTAAATAAAACCCAACCCAGTTCACCTGGTCTAATGTATCATTGAGTAAAGCAGACGTATTACTTAAGATGGCGATTAAATTTGTTTCATCTTCAATTAGACTAGTAAGTTGTTTTTTTAGCAAAGTGTAATTTGTTTCTTTGATAACTGTCATAACTGTACCTCATTCAATTATTTTACAAATAAGTATAAAGTGAAAAAAATATTCTATCAATTCATTTAATTCTATTTTAATGAACGGTAAAGTTACGTTATAATGATGATAATATAGGAGGAGAATGAGATGGCTGTAATCATTATATTAGCAATACTAATTATCATATTGATTGCTGTTGGCGTTATGTTCTACATGCGATCTAGCAAGAGAAAAATTCTAGAAGAAGCAGAAGAACGTAAATTAAAAGTCCAACAACTACCTTTTGAAGAAAACTTAGATAAGCTTTCTGAATTAAACTTAAAAGGTGAAACTAGAACTAAATATGATGCATTAAAACAAGACACCCTAGATCACACAAATAATTATCTAGCACCAGTTGAAGATAAGATTCATGATGCTGAAATTCAACTTGATAAATTTCAATTTTCAGGTGCGCAAATGGATATTGATGATGCGCATGAATTGATGGATAGATACGAAGCGAGTTATCAAGCTCAAGTAAAAGACGTAAACGAAATCATAACTTTACATAAGGAAAACGAAGAAGTTTATAACAAATGTAAAACGGATTATCGTGAAATGAAACGTGATGTATTAGCAAATAGACATCAATTTGGGGAAGCGGCAGCACCCCTTGAAAAACAAATTGAATCATTTGAGCCTGAACTAGAGCAGTATGACATGCTTAAAAGTGAAGGTAATTACGTTCAAGCGCATAATCATATTATGGGATTAAGCGAGTCAATGAATGAAACAAAAGAATATATGGCTGAGATTCCAGAATTAATTCGAGAAGCGCAAAAAGAATTGCCAGGTCAATTCCAAGATTTAAAATATGGTTGTAGAGATTTAAAAGCGAATGGCTATGACTTAGATCATGTGAAAATTGATGGGACATTACAAAGCTTAAAAACAGAGTTGAATTTCGTTGAACCAATGATTAGTCGTTTGGAATTGGATGAAGCGAATAATAAACTTCAACAAATCAATGATAAGCTTGATGAAATGTATGATTTAATCGAACATGAAGTAAAAGCTAAAAATGAAGTAGAAGAAACAAAAGAAGACATTACTAATGAATTATTCAAAGCAAGAGAAATGAACTATACACTAAGAACTGAAATTGATTATATTCGTGAGAACTACTTCATTAATGAAAGTGATGTTCATAGTATTCGCCAACATGAGAATGAAATTCAAAATTTAGTGGCTGTATATGATGATATTCTTAAAGAAATGTCTAAGTCTGCAGTAAGATATAGTGAAGTTAAAGATAATCTAGAATATCTAGATGACCATGTAAAAGTCATTAACGAAAAACAAGAAAAATTACAAAATCATCTTATTCAAATGAGAGAAGATGAAGCAGATGCGGAAGACAATCTTTTAAGAATCCAATCTAAAAAAGAAGAAGTATATCGTAGATTGCTTGCTTCTAATTTAACAAGTGTTCCGGAACGCTTTGTTATTATGAAAAATGAAATTGACCATGAAGTTAGAGATGTAAATGATCAATTTAGCGAACGTCCAATTCATGTGAAGCATTTAAAAGATAGAGTATCAAAAATTGTGATTCAAATGAATACATTTGAAGACGAAGCAAATGATGTTCTAGTTAATGCAGTTTATGCTGAACGTTTAATTCAATATGGTAATCGCTACCGTAAAGATTATAACAATGTAGATAAAAGTTTAAATGAAGCAGAACGTTTGTTTAAAAATAATCGATATAAACGTTCAATTGAAATTTCAGAACAGGCACTTGAAAGTGTCGAACCTGGCATCACAAAATACATTGAAGACGAAATTACAAAAGAATAGACTTTAGAACATAAAATAGGCATATATCCTTAAAATTAGGATATATGCCTAAATTTATAGGCAAAATAAATTTAAAGATTAAGACTGATAGAAAACCCTCGTCAATCGAGGAGATGAAATGCGTAACGACGGTCATTTTTCTTGTGAAAAGGAACACCTGAGCTAAAGCTCATGTGTAAGTACCACTAACTTCTAAAGAAGAAGTGGTGCTTTAAGGCACGTATGAGGTGACGATGAGTGAAAGGGTTTGTCTACAGACTTAGGCATGTATCCTAAAAATTATAGAATACATGCCTTTAAATTTTGTTAAAAAATAGTATAATGCTTTAGTGTCTATTTTTAAGAATTATAAAAGGGGATTGAGACAAAAGTATTTGTGCTCTGGGCACCGATTAACGGCGTTCCAAAAGCAGGATTTTCGGCAGAGGCCTTTACAATTCGACAAAAATTGAGAAACAATTTTGCTCATTGTTCAGTTCTGCTCAAATCCTAAACGCTTTTGTCTCGACCTCTGTGTTAGATAGTTTATTTGATTTGAAAGTGAGTGTTGCAAATGATTTATTTGGATAATGCCGCAACTACTAAACCTCATAAAGAAGTGTTAGATTCGTTTGTTAAAGTGAATGAATCTGTTTATTATAATCCAAATAGCCCGCATAAAATGGGCTTACAAGCTGAAAAAGTTTTAAATCAAGCGAAAGAACGTATTAATCAACTTTTATTCGGCAAACAACCATTTGATGTCATATTTACAAGTGGGGCAACAGAATCTAACAATATTGCCTTAAAAGGTGTAGCATTACGTAAAAAACAATTTGCGAATGAAATTATTACTTCTGTTTTAGAACATCCTTCTGTATTAGAAGTGATGCGCTATCTTGAAACACAGGGTTTTGTTTTGAAATATGTAAATATTAACGAAAATGGTCAAATAGATGTAGAACATCTATCTTCTTTAATGAATGATAAAGTAGGACTAGTAACATGTATGTATGTGAATAATATTATGGGACAAATTCAACCTATTGCTCAAATAGTAGAAGTATTAAAACAGTATCCTAAGGCGCACTTACATGTAGATGCTGTTCAAGCTTTAGGCAAAGTGCCAATGACCTTAACAGGTGTGAATAGTGTAAGTTTTAGTGGACATAAATTTAATGGTCTGAAAGGACAAGGTTTATTATTAATAGACAATAAAGCGAAACTTGAGCCTATCGTTCATGGTGGAGGACAAGAATATGGTATCCGAAGTGGTACAGTCAATCTTGCTATGGATGTGTCATTAGTGAAAGCAATTGATTTAGCTGTAAGTAATTTAGATGAACGCTACAATAAGTTAAAGTCATTTAATAAAGAGTTACGCTCGTTTTTTAAAGACTATAAAGGTATTTATGTTAATTCTCCAGAAGATGGAGCCCCTCAAATTTTGAATATTGCTTTTCCTGGTGTGAAAGGTGAAGTCCTCGTAAATGCATTTTCAAAACTCGATATCATGGTCTCAACGACAAGTGCTTGTTCATCAAAACGTGGTAAGTTAAATGAAGTATTATTAGGAATGAATATTCGTGAGGATAAAATAGAGGGTAGTATACGATTATCACTGGGGGATACTACTACGAAAGAAGATATTAATCAATTTAAAGAAAGATTTGAAACAATATATACTGAAGTAAAGGAGTTGCTTAAATAAATGAAATTCGATCATTTATTAGTAAGGTATGGCGAAATAACATTAAAAGGAAGCAATCGAAAAAAATTCGTCAACGCTTTAAAAGATAATGTGAATCGTTCATTACAGTCACTTGATGGTACACATGTATATGGTAAAAGAGATAGAATGTATATCACACTAACAGATGAAGCTGATGCTCAAGAAGTCATCTCTCGTGTCACTAAAATTTTTGGGATTAAATCTGTAAGTCCAGTTCATAAAACAACTCAAGAATTGGAAGATATTAAAAACTTATGTGTAGAACTTGCACAAGAGTTTAATAGTGGAGATACATTTAAAATAGATGTTAAACGTGTCGATAAATCATTCCCACTTGATACGTATGAATTACAAAGAGAATTAGGTGGCACAATATTAAATGCAACTGAAGATCTTACTGTGGATGTTAAGCAACCAACTCATAACGTAAGAGTAGAAGTACGTATGGATGGCGTCTATATTTACACAGAAGTATATGAAGGTGCAGGAGGTTTACCAGTAGGAACTGGAGGAAAAACATTGCTAATGCTTTCAGGAGGCATTGATTCACCTGTAGCTGGAATGGAAATTATGAAACGTGGTGTTAGAATTGAAGCGATTCATTTTCATAGCCCTCCATTTACTAGTGAAAAAGCAAAAGATAAAGTAATTGAATTAACGCGTATATTATCTGAACGTGTAGGTCCAATTAAACTGCATATTGTTCCGTTTACTGAACTTCAAAAACAAATTAATAAAGTTGTCCATCCGAGATATACGATAACTTCAACACGACGCATGATGCTTAGAGTCGCTGATATTGTATTAGAACGTATCGGCGGACATGCGATTGTTAACGGAGAAAACTTAGGACAAGTTGCCAGTCAAACGTTAAAAAGTATGTATGCTATCAATAACGTGACATCTACGCCAATTTTACGTCCACTTGTTTCGCTTGATAAAGAAGATATTGTCAAAAAAGCACGTGAAATTGGAACATTTGATGTGTCAATTCAACCATATGAAGATTGTTGTACAATATTTACACCTAAAAATCCTGTCACAGAGCCAGATTTCGATAAAGTCATTAAATACGAAAGCGTATATAATTTTGATGAAATGGTTCAACGTGCTGCAGATAATGTTGAAACAATTACAATTAGTAAGGATTATAAGAGTGAAAAAGATAAAGATGCTGATGCATTAATAGATGAATTATTCTAAAATTAGTTTAAATAAAAACAAATTTTTGGGGATGGATTAATGGATATCAGTTTGGATATGATTATTATCATTATAGTTTTTGGCTTTGTAGCCGCTTTTATTGATGCAGTGGTAGGAGGGGGTGGGTTAATCTCTATTCCCGCATTACTCGCTGTAGGGATGCCACCAGCACTTGCATTAGGCACCAATAAATTAGCGAGTTCATTTGGCTCGTTAACCAGTGCGATTAAATTTATTCGTTCAGGAAAAGTAGATTTATCAATTGTACTAAAACTTTTTCCATTTATATTTGTGTTTTCAGCGGGTGGTGCAAGTCTAGCGACGTTTTTACCAGCCGAAGTTCTAAAGCCACTTGTTATCGTTATATTAACACTTGTTTTAATTTACACGATATTTAAAAAAGATTGGGGAGATGTGCGCACCTTTTCTAAATTGACCTTTGGTAAAGCTATTATTTTTGTTGGCTTATTATTATTAATAGGATTTTACGATGGTTTTTTAGGTGGAGGAACAGGCTCCTTTATGTTATTTGTTTTATTAATGTTTGGATTTGATTTTTTAAGCGCTGCTGGCAATGCGAAAGTACTCAACTTCGCTTCAAATATAGGAGCGTTAATCCTTTTCATTATTTTAGGACAAGTTGATTTCGTGTATGGGTTAATAATGGGTGTAAGTATGATTTTTGGTTCATATTTGGGCGCTCAATTAGCTATAAGTAAAGGTGTCGGCTATGTGAAATTATTATTTATTATAGTCACTGCACTATTAATTTTGAAAAACACATACGATTATATTATGCAATTACTAGGGAAATAGTACTTTCAATTTATTGAGTCTAAGCATGTAATAGTATCAATTAATTGATTTAAGATTTACTACTGTCGTATTATTTATTATAGATAGAATTTAAAATCAATCTTGGAGGTCATAACAACATGGCACAAATTACTTTTAAAAATAATCCTATTCATTTATTAGGAACAGAGGTTTCAGAAGGACAACAAGCTCCAGATTTTAAAGTATTAGATAATGATTTAAATGAAGTAGATTTAAGTCATTTTGAAGGGCAAAAGAAATTAATCAGCGTAGTACCTTCAATTGATACGGGTGTATGTGATCAACAAACACGTAAATTTAACGAGGAAGCTTCTCAAGAAGATGGTGTCGTTTTAACTATTTCAGCTGACTTACCATTTGCTCAAAAAAGATGGTGTGCGTCTAATGGTTTAGACAATGTTATTACTTTAAGCGACCATAAAGACTTATCTTTCGGTGAGAATTACGGTGTAGTAATGGAAGAGTTACGTCTCTTAGCACGTTCAGTTTTCGTTTTAGACAAAGAGAACAAAGTAGTTTATAAAGAATTAGTAAGTGAGGGTACGGATTATCCTAACTTTGAAGCGGCTTTAGAGGCTTATCGTAATATTTAATGATTGCATAAATAAATGTTTAAAAAGACATAAATTCAAGTGTCCATATTTATTTCAAAAACAAGAATGTAGAAAGAGATGTTACATTTTAAAGAAATAAAATTTATGGACGCTTTTTTGTTGGAAAGGAAGTTTATATGACTGAAGAACAAACTATTATGGAAACATTATTCCGTACTTTAGATGAGAAAGCTAAAACTTTAAATGAAGAAAATGGCCAAAGTTTTATTGAAAATTTAGGTTTAGCTATGGAAGATGTTTATCAAAATAAAAGAGAGTTACTCGAACAAGCAACGTTACAAGATAGACGTAAAGCATTTCAATTTGCTTATTTAAGTCTTTTACAAGAAGAAACAATTCAAGCGAATCATCAAATTACTCCTGATTCAATAGGATTGATATTAGGATTCTTAGTTCAAAAGTTTACAAAAGACAGTGATGAACTACATATTGTTGACATTGCAAGTGGGGCAGGACATTTAAGTGCTTCAGTTAATGAAGTGTTAAAAGAGACGACAGTCATGCATCACTTAATTGAAGTGGATCCCGTCTTATCTAGAGTAAGTGTACATCTAGCAAACTTCTTAGAAATACCATTTGATGTCTATCCTCAAGATGCGATTATGCCGTTACCTTTAGAAGAAGCAGATGTCGTTATTGGAGATTTCCCAATTGGGTATTATCCAGTGGATGAACGTAGCAAAGAAATGAAATTAGGCTTTAAAGAAGGTCATAGTTATTCTCATCACTTATTAATTGAGCAAGCTATTACAGCTTTAAAAGCTACTGGATATGCCTTTTTAGTCGTACCTAGCAATATTTTTGAAGATGAGAATGTAAAACAGTTAGAAAATTTCATTGCTACAGAAACAGAAATGCAAGCGTTTCTTAATTTACCTAAGACTTTATTTAAAAATGAGAAAGCGCGTAAATCTATTTTAATTTTACAAAAGAAAAAAGTAAATGAAACTAAGCCAGTAGAAGTCTTACTTGCTAATATTCCAGACTTCAAAAATCCAAATCAATTTCAAGGATTTATTAGTGAGTTAAATCAATGGATGGATGAAAATCATCATAAAAAATAAACTGTCATATTCTTGAATTATAACTGTATTAATGGTTAAATAAATATGGATATTTAATTAATAAATTGGAGGACAATAATTTATGTCTAAATTAGTTTTAGCGATTAATGCTGGTAGTTCTTCTTTGAAATTCCAACTTATTAGAATGCCTGAAGAAGAATTAGTTACTAAAGGATTAATCGAACGTATTGGTATTAAAGATTCAATTTTTACTGTTGAAGTTAACGGTGAAAAAGTTAAAGAAGTTCGCGATATTAAAGATCACGAAGAAGCAATTAACATCATGTTAGATAGCTTCAAAAAACATGGTATCATCGAAGATATTAATGATATTGTTGGTACTGGTCACCGCGTTGTACACGGTGGTGAATTATTCCCTGAATCAGCTTTAGTAACTGACGAAGTGGAACAACAAATTGAATCACTAAGTGAATTAGCACCATTACACAACCCTGCTAACTTAATGGGTATTCGTGCATTCAGAAAATTATTACCAAACATTCCTCACGTAGCTGTGTTTGATACTTCATTCCATCAAACTATGCCTGAGCAATCATACTTATACAGCTTACCTTACCAATATTACGAAGATTATGGTATTCGTAAATATGGCTTCCACGGTACAAGTCATAAGTATGTATCACAACGTGCGGCTGCAATTTTAGATAAACCAATTGAAGAATTACGTATTATTTCTTGTCATATTGGTAACGGTGCATCTATCGCAGCTGTTGATGGTGGAGAGTCTATCGATACTTCAATGGGATTCACTCCATTAGCAGGTGTAACAATGGGTACACGTTCTGGTAACATTGACCCAGCGTTAATTCCATTCATTATGCAAAAAACAGATCAAACTGCTGAAGAAGTATTAAATGTATTAAATAAAGAATCTGGTTTACTTGGTATCTCAGGTACTTCAAGTGACTTACGTGACCTTGAAAGTGATGCTGAAGAAGGTAAAGAACGTGCTCAATTAGCACTAGACGTTTTCGCTTCAAGAATCCACAAATACATTGGTTCTTATGCTACTAGAATGCATGGCGTAGACGTTATTGTCTTCACTGCTGGTGTAGGTGAAAATTCATCAACAGTACGTGCTAAAGTATTAGAAGGTTTAGAATTCATGGGTGTTTATTGGGATCCTAAGAAAAATGAAGCTATTCGTGGCGAAGAAGCTTTCATTAACTACCCACATTCACCAGTAAAAGTAATTGTAATTCCAACTAACGAAGAAGTTATGATTGCAAGAGACACTGTAAAATTCGGTGAATTATAATATATAATATTGGCCATGATTATGTCTTTTAAAGATGTGATCATGGCATTTTTTATGACGTTATTGAAATAGAAAAGGGCACCTATGGAAACAAGGTGCCCTTTTAAAAATTAAATAATTATTTTGAAATTATGAATATTGTTGTCTAAATTCTGGTGTAGCCACTTCTGGATGGAAGTCTTCTGGGATTTCTTCAGTACGTACTACTAATACATCACAAGGTGAGTGACGTACGATAGCTTCAGATACAGAACCGACAATAAATCGTTCTACTGCATTTAAACCTGAAGTACCACACATAATTAAATCTACCTTAAGTTCGCTTGCTAATTTTTTAGGGATAATAGCTTTAGGTGAACCAAATTCTAAGCGTGTTTCTACATTAGCTACTCCAGCACGTGTTGCTACTTCTTGATAACCTTTTAATAACTCTTCAGAGAAACCACGAGATTTCTCAGTGAATTGTGCATCATAAACTTCATATGAAGAATATGTTCTTGAATCAATAATGTTTACAATAGTTAATTTGGCGTCGTTACGTTTAGCTACGTCTACAGCTTTGTTGAAAGCCCACTCTGCTTCGTGTGAACCATCAACTGCGATTAAAATGTTTTTATAAGTTAACATCTTAATAACCCCCTTAGCTTTTCTTACTTATAGTTTACCACAACTTTCAGAATATTTAATATTTATATTTTAACAATAATGTGTACATTTTCTGATTGCGCTTTCATTGGTTTAGCGTTACGATAGTGTTGGAGGTGGATGGAATGAAAATTGGTATTCCAAAAGAAATAAAAAACAACGAAAACAGAGTTGGTTTATCACCAAGTGGTGTACATGCATTAGTTGAACAAGGACATACAGTTCTTGTGGAAAAAGATGCAGGTTTAGGTTCATACTTTGAAGATGTAGATTACGAAAAAGCAGGTGCAGAAATCGTATCTGATCAATCTTCAGCTTGGGATGTAGAAATGGTTATCAAAGTTAAAGAACCTTTAGAAGAAGAGTATAAATACTTCAGAGAAGGATTAATCTTATTCACATACTTACATCTAGCTAATGAAGAAAAATTAACTCAAGCGTTAGTTGATAATAAAGTAGTAGGTATTGCATACGAAACGGTTCAATTACCTGACCGTTCATTACCATTATTAACACCAATGAGTGAAGTAGCAGGACGTATGTCTGCTCAAGTAGGTTCAGAATTCTTACAAAAAATTAACGGCGGAATGGGAATTTTACTTGGCGGAGTACCTGGAGTACCAAAAGGTAAAGTAACTATCATCGGTGGCGGTCAAGCTGGTACTAATGCTGCTAAAATCGCTTTAGGTTTAGGTGCAGATGTTACTATCTTAGACGTTAATCCTAAACGTTTAGCGGAATTAGAAGATTTATTTGATGGTCGTGTAAACACGATTATGTCTAATCCATTAAATATCGAAGAAGCGGTTAAACAAAGTGATTTAGTTATCGGTGCCGTTCTTATTCCTGGTGCTAAAGCGCCAAGCTTAGTAACTGAAGATATGATTAAAGAAATGAAAGACGGTTCAGTAATCGTTGATATCGCTATCGACCAAGGTGGTATCTTTGAAACAACTGATAAGATCACTACTCATGATGATCCTACTTACGTTAAACATGGTGTAGTTCATTATGCTGTTGCAAATATGCCAGGTGCCGTACCACGTACATCTACAATCGCTTTAAATAATGCAACATTACCTTATGCTCAATTATTAGCAAATAAAGGTTACCGTGAAGCATTTAAAGCTAACCATGCA encodes:
- the tpx gene encoding thiol peroxidase; protein product: MAQITFKNNPIHLLGTEVSEGQQAPDFKVLDNDLNEVDLSHFEGQKKLISVVPSIDTGVCDQQTRKFNEEASQEDGVVLTISADLPFAQKRWCASNGLDNVITLSDHKDLSFGENYGVVMEELRLLARSVFVLDKENKVVYKELVSEGTDYPNFEAALEAYRNI
- a CDS encoding acetate kinase codes for the protein MSKLVLAINAGSSSLKFQLIRMPEEELVTKGLIERIGIKDSIFTVEVNGEKVKEVRDIKDHEEAINIMLDSFKKHGIIEDINDIVGTGHRVVHGGELFPESALVTDEVEQQIESLSELAPLHNPANLMGIRAFRKLLPNIPHVAVFDTSFHQTMPEQSYLYSLPYQYYEDYGIRKYGFHGTSHKYVSQRAAAILDKPIEELRIISCHIGNGASIAAVDGGESIDTSMGFTPLAGVTMGTRSGNIDPALIPFIMQKTDQTAEEVLNVLNKESGLLGISGTSSDLRDLESDAEEGKERAQLALDVFASRIHKYIGSYATRMHGVDVIVFTAGVGENSSTVRAKVLEGLEFMGVYWDPKKNEAIRGEEAFINYPHSPVKVIVIPTNEEVMIARDTVKFGEL
- the ezrA gene encoding septation ring formation regulator EzrA, which gives rise to MAVIIILAILIIILIAVGVMFYMRSSKRKILEEAEERKLKVQQLPFEENLDKLSELNLKGETRTKYDALKQDTLDHTNNYLAPVEDKIHDAEIQLDKFQFSGAQMDIDDAHELMDRYEASYQAQVKDVNEIITLHKENEEVYNKCKTDYREMKRDVLANRHQFGEAAAPLEKQIESFEPELEQYDMLKSEGNYVQAHNHIMGLSESMNETKEYMAEIPELIREAQKELPGQFQDLKYGCRDLKANGYDLDHVKIDGTLQSLKTELNFVEPMISRLELDEANNKLQQINDKLDEMYDLIEHEVKAKNEVEETKEDITNELFKAREMNYTLRTEIDYIRENYFINESDVHSIRQHENEIQNLVAVYDDILKEMSKSAVRYSEVKDNLEYLDDHVKVINEKQEKLQNHLIQMREDEADAEDNLLRIQSKKEEVYRRLLASNLTSVPERFVIMKNEIDHEVRDVNDQFSERPIHVKHLKDRVSKIVIQMNTFEDEANDVLVNAVYAERLIQYGNRYRKDYNNVDKSLNEAERLFKNNRYKRSIEISEQALESVEPGITKYIEDEITKE
- a CDS encoding class I SAM-dependent methyltransferase, which translates into the protein MTEEQTIMETLFRTLDEKAKTLNEENGQSFIENLGLAMEDVYQNKRELLEQATLQDRRKAFQFAYLSLLQEETIQANHQITPDSIGLILGFLVQKFTKDSDELHIVDIASGAGHLSASVNEVLKETTVMHHLIEVDPVLSRVSVHLANFLEIPFDVYPQDAIMPLPLEEADVVIGDFPIGYYPVDERSKEMKLGFKEGHSYSHHLLIEQAITALKATGYAFLVVPSNIFEDENVKQLENFIATETEMQAFLNLPKTLFKNEKARKSILILQKKKVNETKPVEVLLANIPDFKNPNQFQGFISELNQWMDENHHKK
- a CDS encoding GAF domain-containing protein gives rise to the protein MTVIKETNYTLLKKQLTSLIEDETNLIAILSNTSALLNDTLDQVNWVGFYLIENNELILGPFQGHPACVHIAIGKGVCGTAVSEDKTQLVTDVHAFPGHIACDANSKSEIVVPIHKNKKIIGVLDIDAPIKNRFSKEDQQGLETIVAILENQLSK
- a CDS encoding universal stress protein — protein: MLTYKNILIAVDGSHEAEWAFNKAVDVAKRNDAKLTIVNIIDSRTYSSYEVYDAQFTEKSRGFSEELLKGYQEVATRAGVANVETRLEFGSPKAIIPKKLASELKVDLIMCGTSGLNAVERFIVGSVSEAIVRHSPCDVLVVRTEEIPEDFHPEVATPEFRQQYS
- a CDS encoding cysteine desulfurase family protein, which produces MIYLDNAATTKPHKEVLDSFVKVNESVYYNPNSPHKMGLQAEKVLNQAKERINQLLFGKQPFDVIFTSGATESNNIALKGVALRKKQFANEIITSVLEHPSVLEVMRYLETQGFVLKYVNINENGQIDVEHLSSLMNDKVGLVTCMYVNNIMGQIQPIAQIVEVLKQYPKAHLHVDAVQALGKVPMTLTGVNSVSFSGHKFNGLKGQGLLLIDNKAKLEPIVHGGGQEYGIRSGTVNLAMDVSLVKAIDLAVSNLDERYNKLKSFNKELRSFFKDYKGIYVNSPEDGAPQILNIAFPGVKGEVLVNAFSKLDIMVSTTSACSSKRGKLNEVLLGMNIREDKIEGSIRLSLGDTTTKEDINQFKERFETIYTEVKELLK
- the thiI gene encoding tRNA uracil 4-sulfurtransferase ThiI, which gives rise to MKFDHLLVRYGEITLKGSNRKKFVNALKDNVNRSLQSLDGTHVYGKRDRMYITLTDEADAQEVISRVTKIFGIKSVSPVHKTTQELEDIKNLCVELAQEFNSGDTFKIDVKRVDKSFPLDTYELQRELGGTILNATEDLTVDVKQPTHNVRVEVRMDGVYIYTEVYEGAGGLPVGTGGKTLLMLSGGIDSPVAGMEIMKRGVRIEAIHFHSPPFTSEKAKDKVIELTRILSERVGPIKLHIVPFTELQKQINKVVHPRYTITSTRRMMLRVADIVLERIGGHAIVNGENLGQVASQTLKSMYAINNVTSTPILRPLVSLDKEDIVKKAREIGTFDVSIQPYEDCCTIFTPKNPVTEPDFDKVIKYESVYNFDEMVQRAADNVETITISKDYKSEKDKDADALIDELF
- the ald gene encoding alanine dehydrogenase, producing MKIGIPKEIKNNENRVGLSPSGVHALVEQGHTVLVEKDAGLGSYFEDVDYEKAGAEIVSDQSSAWDVEMVIKVKEPLEEEYKYFREGLILFTYLHLANEEKLTQALVDNKVVGIAYETVQLPDRSLPLLTPMSEVAGRMSAQVGSEFLQKINGGMGILLGGVPGVPKGKVTIIGGGQAGTNAAKIALGLGADVTILDVNPKRLAELEDLFDGRVNTIMSNPLNIEEAVKQSDLVIGAVLIPGAKAPSLVTEDMIKEMKDGSVIVDIAIDQGGIFETTDKITTHDDPTYVKHGVVHYAVANMPGAVPRTSTIALNNATLPYAQLLANKGYREAFKANHALSLGLNTYKGHVTHKGVAEAFNLEYTTIEDALKED
- a CDS encoding TSUP family transporter gives rise to the protein MDISLDMIIIIIVFGFVAAFIDAVVGGGGLISIPALLAVGMPPALALGTNKLASSFGSLTSAIKFIRSGKVDLSIVLKLFPFIFVFSAGGASLATFLPAEVLKPLVIVILTLVLIYTIFKKDWGDVRTFSKLTFGKAIIFVGLLLLIGFYDGFLGGGTGSFMLFVLLMFGFDFLSAAGNAKVLNFASNIGALILFIILGQVDFVYGLIMGVSMIFGSYLGAQLAISKGVGYVKLLFIIVTALLILKNTYDYIMQLLGK